From the genome of Longimicrobiales bacterium, one region includes:
- a CDS encoding ATP-binding cassette domain-containing protein, whose protein sequence is MTDTLARLSGIERRFGSVAALAGASLEIAPAEIHGVLGANGAGKSTLLHILGGMIQPDAGEIEIQGQSVMLRTPRDAWGHGIALVHQHFTLVPALSGLENLALGSGTPVTVGNAVAEIMERTGLRVPLDEPVSSLGIGDRQRLEILKALLREPTILVLDEPTAVLSPAEVQGLFALLRTMAAEGCAVVLVAHKLREVLGVADRITVLRDGRTVATDRADAFDEPSLVRAMVGGEVEVPAPQPNGASGEHLPKEERTIVGSLTDVRVLIDGVTRLDSVSMTMRRGEILGVAGIEGNGQRELALVLAGRQGPDGGSARLPSGIGFVPQDRSREGLIPSFDLVENVALALHQSDEYLDGPWMRWDEIRGEADRIVQLHGVVTTSTRTLAGALSGGNQQRVVVGREVAMATDLLVAENPTRGLDIVSATFVHAELRRLASVGVSIVLISTDLDEVLDVSTSVYAMSRGVLREVPGNQRTRTGVGALMLSGPADE, encoded by the coding sequence GTGACGGACACGCTGGCCCGGCTCAGCGGTATCGAGCGGCGGTTCGGGTCGGTTGCAGCCCTGGCCGGCGCGAGTCTGGAGATCGCACCCGCTGAGATCCACGGGGTGTTGGGCGCGAACGGTGCGGGGAAGTCGACGCTCTTGCACATCCTCGGCGGGATGATTCAGCCTGACGCGGGTGAGATAGAGATTCAGGGCCAGTCGGTCATGCTTCGCACCCCGCGAGATGCTTGGGGGCACGGCATCGCGCTCGTCCATCAGCATTTCACGCTCGTTCCTGCGCTGAGCGGTCTGGAGAACCTAGCGCTAGGTTCTGGGACGCCGGTCACAGTCGGCAATGCGGTTGCCGAGATCATGGAACGTACCGGTCTGCGGGTGCCACTGGATGAGCCAGTGAGCAGCCTCGGAATCGGAGATCGACAGCGCCTGGAGATCCTCAAGGCGCTCCTTCGTGAGCCGACCATCCTTGTGCTCGATGAACCCACGGCGGTGCTGTCGCCAGCCGAGGTCCAAGGACTGTTTGCGCTCCTTCGAACGATGGCTGCTGAGGGGTGTGCGGTCGTTCTGGTAGCGCACAAGCTGCGCGAAGTGCTTGGTGTTGCTGATCGGATTACCGTGCTTCGAGATGGGCGGACGGTCGCCACGGATCGAGCGGACGCTTTCGACGAGCCGAGCCTGGTCCGGGCGATGGTTGGCGGCGAGGTCGAGGTGCCGGCACCTCAGCCGAACGGTGCAAGTGGCGAACATCTCCCAAAGGAAGAGCGGACGATTGTCGGATCTTTGACGGACGTCCGGGTCTTGATCGATGGCGTCACACGTCTCGACAGCGTCTCGATGACGATGCGCCGCGGCGAGATCCTCGGGGTCGCCGGGATCGAAGGGAACGGACAGCGTGAGCTCGCACTCGTGCTGGCAGGCCGGCAGGGCCCCGACGGCGGTAGTGCTCGACTTCCTTCCGGCATTGGATTCGTGCCGCAGGACCGTTCGAGAGAGGGTCTTATCCCATCGTTTGATCTCGTAGAGAATGTCGCACTGGCCCTTCATCAGTCGGATGAGTACCTGGACGGCCCGTGGATGCGTTGGGACGAAATTCGCGGCGAAGCTGACCGCATCGTTCAACTCCACGGAGTCGTGACGACGTCTACACGAACCCTTGCTGGGGCGTTGTCCGGCGGGAACCAGCAACGTGTCGTGGTGGGGCGGGAGGTGGCTATGGCAACCGACCTCCTCGTGGCAGAGAACCCCACACGGGGACTGGATATCGTGTCTGCGACTTTCGTGCACGCCGAACTCAGGCGCCTCGCCTCAGTCGGCGTCTCGATCGTCCTGATCAGTACGGACCTGGACGAGGTGCTCGATGTGTCGACGAGCGTCTACGCGATGTCTCGGGGTGTGCTACGCGAAGTGCCCGGCAATCAGCGAACCCGAACGGGCGTGGGTGCGTTGATGCTCTCCGGTCCAGCAGATGAGTGA
- a CDS encoding BMP family protein, translated as MPQFPASIAVGLLLATVACGGENTPDGQWPLRAALLTSGPVSDAGWYAGAYDGLLLIEEMLGAQVSHQQTATPAEFDEAFIAYAESGYDLIFAHGFEYQDAAMRAGELYPNTTFIVSGGGQISSNVVPLIFRLEEGTYLAGMAAASTTESGIIGMVGALAIPPVQGTFRAFEAGARSVRPDVEILESFTGDWDDVAAAKEAAVAQLSRGADVLIHNLDAGSFAIFQAVREAVAEGRTVWALGMNSDQNAVAPDVILGSAVIRIPQAFLETARLWQAGEVRGVAIYAGANNRVIDFVVNPELADRFGPGVLERIADARNRIESGDLEVPRIAFVEGEAGVR; from the coding sequence ATGCCCCAGTTCCCTGCCTCCATAGCTGTTGGGCTGTTACTCGCGACCGTCGCGTGTGGTGGCGAGAACACCCCTGACGGCCAATGGCCCCTTCGCGCCGCGCTCCTCACGTCCGGTCCGGTAAGTGATGCCGGGTGGTACGCAGGGGCCTATGACGGGCTGCTGCTCATCGAGGAAATGCTAGGGGCGCAAGTCAGTCATCAGCAGACGGCGACCCCTGCGGAGTTCGACGAGGCATTTATAGCGTATGCGGAGTCAGGATACGATCTGATTTTCGCTCACGGCTTTGAGTACCAGGATGCAGCGATGCGTGCCGGTGAACTCTATCCGAACACGACCTTCATCGTATCGGGTGGCGGGCAGATCTCGTCGAACGTCGTGCCCCTCATCTTCCGACTGGAGGAGGGGACGTACCTCGCTGGCATGGCGGCAGCTTCGACGACGGAGAGCGGCATCATAGGGATGGTCGGCGCGCTCGCGATTCCGCCTGTTCAGGGAACGTTCCGGGCTTTCGAGGCCGGCGCTCGATCTGTGAGGCCCGACGTTGAAATTCTCGAATCGTTCACCGGAGACTGGGACGACGTGGCCGCCGCCAAGGAAGCTGCCGTTGCACAGCTGAGTCGCGGGGCGGATGTCCTCATCCACAACCTCGACGCGGGTTCGTTCGCGATTTTCCAGGCAGTGCGCGAAGCGGTAGCCGAGGGCCGCACTGTCTGGGCACTCGGCATGAACAGTGACCAGAACGCTGTTGCGCCTGACGTGATTCTCGGGAGTGCGGTCATTCGTATTCCCCAGGCGTTTCTGGAAACCGCCCGGCTATGGCAGGCCGGCGAGGTCCGGGGCGTTGCCATCTATGCGGGAGCAAACAATCGGGTCATCGACTTTGTCGTGAACCCGGAGCTGGCCGATCGTTTCGGCCCGGGCGTACTCGAGCGAATCGCCGATGCGCGCAACCGCATAGAGTCAGGCGATCTGGAAGTGCCGCGAATCGCGTTCGTCGAGGGCGAGGCCGGAGTGCGGTGA
- a CDS encoding ABC transporter permease, protein MSQIEMVFFLEASVRLGIPLALAALGETITQRSGVINIGLEGSIIAGALGGAMGALAFESAGVGVVAGALAGLAVALVFAAFAVGLGVDQIITGTAVTIGGLGLTGAIYQASFGVTGTALSLPTLAPLDIPLLSQIPVIGSPLFGQAPTAYLAYLLAPALWYFLYRTAPGLELRAVGEAPDAAQAAGVRVLRVRFLATLFGGALAGIAGAHLSLAHAGTFAEGMSAGKGFIAIAVVALGRWNPALVLFAALFFGGTSALQFFLQALGLDVPYQLFLAFPYVLTLAALAGWMGSSRAPASLALPWERK, encoded by the coding sequence GTGAGCCAGATCGAAATGGTCTTCTTTCTCGAGGCATCGGTTCGCCTGGGGATCCCGCTCGCTCTGGCCGCACTCGGCGAGACCATTACTCAACGCAGTGGTGTGATCAACATCGGGCTGGAGGGCTCCATCATCGCGGGCGCCCTCGGTGGCGCGATGGGCGCCCTGGCGTTCGAGAGCGCAGGCGTGGGCGTTGTCGCGGGCGCACTAGCTGGTCTCGCGGTCGCGTTAGTCTTCGCGGCCTTCGCAGTAGGCCTTGGAGTAGATCAGATCATCACCGGGACCGCAGTGACGATCGGAGGTCTCGGCCTCACGGGCGCGATCTATCAGGCAAGCTTCGGCGTAACGGGCACCGCACTGTCTCTGCCGACACTTGCCCCGCTCGATATCCCGTTGCTCTCTCAGATTCCGGTGATTGGCTCGCCGCTGTTCGGGCAAGCGCCGACGGCATATCTGGCGTACCTGCTTGCGCCGGCGCTCTGGTATTTCCTTTACCGCACTGCTCCAGGCTTGGAGTTGAGAGCGGTGGGAGAGGCGCCCGACGCCGCACAGGCTGCGGGGGTGCGGGTTTTGCGTGTTCGATTCCTGGCCACGCTCTTCGGTGGGGCGTTGGCCGGGATCGCAGGAGCTCACCTGTCCCTCGCGCATGCGGGCACGTTTGCGGAGGGGATGAGCGCCGGGAAGGGGTTCATCGCGATCGCGGTGGTGGCTCTTGGCCGTTGGAATCCAGCGCTGGTGCTCTTTGCGGCTCTCTTTTTTGGAGGCACCTCGGCGTTGCAGTTCTTTCTTCAGGCTCTGGGCCTCGACGTGCCGTACCAGCTGTTCCTCGCATTTCCTTATGTCTTGACCCTTGCGGCCCTCGCCGGGTGGATGGGAAGCTCTCGTGCGCCGGCTTCGCTCGCCCTGCCGTGGGAGCGAAAATAG
- a CDS encoding ABC transporter permease, which translates to MSDEAGSRSRAWEPVLIAAGAVALTAVVGSILLLAGGHSPVEAAAALVNGSVGSWRTFVSITLVRAVPLTFTGLAVALAFRAGVWNIGAEGQLYAGAICAVAAGLSLAWMPGLVLVPIVLGASAFGGAVWAAVPTVMRVRFGVGEVITTLLMNYVGIHLAGYMVHGPLQEARGVFPQSEAIPAAARLPSLLPGTRLHLGFAVAVILAIAMAILMRRSRLGFQIRALGASPEVARVSGRIRTTRVLAITFLASGAIAGLAGGVQVSGVTYTLLESFSPGWGYTAIAVALLAGLDPIGVIVTGVLFGAMQAGAGAMQRDAGIPQVWVGVVEALVILAVLGLDRVRRARLTERAP; encoded by the coding sequence ATGAGTGACGAGGCCGGCTCGCGGTCGAGGGCATGGGAGCCTGTTCTTATTGCGGCAGGTGCGGTTGCACTTACCGCAGTAGTTGGGTCGATCCTCCTCCTAGCAGGGGGGCATAGCCCAGTCGAGGCAGCAGCAGCCTTGGTGAACGGCTCGGTTGGGAGCTGGAGGACGTTTGTCTCCATCACTCTGGTGAGAGCAGTGCCTCTCACGTTCACCGGCCTCGCCGTGGCGCTCGCGTTCCGCGCAGGGGTCTGGAACATCGGAGCGGAAGGCCAGTTGTACGCGGGCGCGATCTGTGCGGTGGCCGCAGGATTGTCGTTGGCATGGATGCCGGGCCTTGTGTTGGTGCCCATCGTACTGGGTGCGTCGGCCTTCGGCGGCGCGGTCTGGGCAGCAGTGCCGACCGTCATGCGAGTACGATTCGGAGTAGGCGAGGTCATTACCACTCTTCTGATGAACTACGTCGGCATCCACCTTGCTGGGTATATGGTGCACGGCCCATTGCAGGAGGCGCGGGGAGTGTTCCCTCAGTCCGAGGCGATCCCCGCCGCTGCGCGCCTTCCCTCGCTTCTGCCCGGTACACGACTCCACCTCGGCTTCGCTGTGGCGGTGATCCTCGCGATCGCGATGGCGATCCTGATGCGCAGGTCCCGTCTCGGCTTTCAGATCCGAGCTCTCGGGGCATCTCCGGAGGTCGCCAGGGTGTCAGGCCGCATTCGCACGACGCGCGTCCTCGCGATCACTTTTCTCGCTTCCGGCGCGATCGCCGGACTCGCGGGTGGTGTGCAGGTCTCCGGGGTCACATACACGCTGCTCGAGAGCTTCTCTCCGGGCTGGGGCTATACCGCCATTGCCGTTGCGCTATTGGCAGGACTCGACCCGATCGGCGTGATCGTCACAGGAGTGCTGTTCGGCGCCATGCAGGCGGGCGCCGGCGCTATGCAGCGCGATGCTGGTATCCCACAGGTCTGGGTAGGTGTCGTCGAGGCGCTGGTGATCCTCGCAGTGCTGGGTCTCGATCGGGTCCGGCGCGCCCGCCTGACGGAGCGCGCTCCGTGA
- a CDS encoding sodium-dependent transporter: MSEQRGNWTSNAGFILAATGSAIGLGNLWKFPFITWENNGGAFVLVYLLCIAAVGLPIMMAELLIGRSAQKSAVGALKEAVGPAWGFVGLWGVLCGFTLLSYYTVIAGWSLFFFFKTAGWMVGGFPESTSLGQVFTEQSANGGLQLGLSLAFSIATVSVVYFGVQKGIEKIARLFLPVLFAILLLLLFTSFAMEGSGEAMAFIFRPSFGELDRGSILEALGHAFFTLSLGMGAMITYGSYMAKHQSIVKASAIIVLLDTVIALVATIIMFTVIFTAGLQDQVSETGTVGMLFISLPQLFFAEGVVPFGHILAPLFYVLVALAALTSTMSLLEVVTSYVIDEHGIPRQKATLMCGATVFMFTILAALSFGGASFATNLSMPGPIGDLFFAGKTSWFGMADHFVSNWMLPTGGLAITIAAGWVLTREVSESELVDETTPSWFNYSAWRFFIRYVAPVAISVIVVAVIFFGVDFS, encoded by the coding sequence ATGTCAGAGCAGCGCGGCAACTGGACCTCAAACGCCGGCTTCATTCTCGCAGCAACGGGAAGCGCCATTGGCCTCGGCAACCTGTGGAAGTTCCCATTCATTACTTGGGAGAACAACGGCGGGGCCTTTGTACTAGTCTATCTGCTCTGCATTGCCGCGGTAGGCCTGCCGATCATGATGGCCGAGCTACTCATCGGCCGGAGCGCCCAGAAAAGTGCGGTGGGCGCTCTCAAGGAGGCCGTCGGACCGGCCTGGGGATTCGTCGGCCTGTGGGGCGTGCTTTGCGGGTTCACGCTCCTCAGCTACTACACGGTCATTGCCGGTTGGTCACTGTTCTTTTTCTTCAAGACCGCCGGATGGATGGTTGGCGGATTCCCCGAGAGCACGTCACTCGGGCAGGTATTCACTGAGCAGTCTGCGAATGGTGGGCTCCAGCTGGGCCTGTCGCTGGCCTTCAGCATCGCTACGGTTTCAGTCGTCTATTTCGGAGTTCAGAAGGGCATCGAGAAGATCGCGCGGCTCTTCCTGCCAGTTCTGTTCGCAATCCTGCTGCTCCTCCTCTTCACGTCCTTCGCAATGGAGGGATCCGGTGAGGCAATGGCGTTCATCTTCCGCCCGAGCTTCGGTGAGCTTGATCGCGGGAGTATCCTCGAAGCTCTCGGCCACGCGTTCTTCACGCTGTCACTCGGCATGGGGGCGATGATCACCTACGGGTCTTACATGGCCAAGCACCAGTCGATCGTGAAGGCATCCGCCATCATCGTCTTGCTCGACACGGTGATCGCACTGGTCGCCACGATCATCATGTTCACGGTGATCTTCACCGCGGGCCTACAGGATCAAGTGAGTGAGACCGGTACTGTGGGAATGCTCTTCATCTCGCTGCCACAGCTCTTCTTCGCGGAAGGTGTCGTTCCCTTCGGGCACATCCTCGCGCCGCTCTTCTACGTACTCGTGGCCCTCGCCGCGCTGACGTCGACGATGTCGCTCCTGGAGGTGGTCACATCGTACGTCATTGATGAGCACGGCATCCCTCGGCAGAAAGCCACACTCATGTGTGGTGCCACGGTGTTTATGTTCACCATCCTCGCGGCCCTTTCGTTCGGCGGCGCGTCGTTCGCGACAAACCTTTCGATGCCCGGGCCAATCGGCGACCTGTTCTTCGCTGGTAAGACGAGCTGGTTCGGCATGGCTGACCACTTCGTTTCCAACTGGATGCTGCCGACAGGCGGTCTCGCGATCACGATCGCCGCTGGCTGGGTGCTGACGCGCGAGGTATCGGAGTCGGAGCTCGTGGACGAGACGACACCGAGCTGGTTCAACTACTCCGCATGGCGGTTCTTCATCCGCTACGTGGCTCCCGTGGCAATCTCCGTCATCGTCGTCGCGGTCATCTTCTTCGGAGTGGACTTCAGCTAA